The Shewanella sp. MTB7 genome includes a window with the following:
- a CDS encoding Nramp family divalent metal transporter: MEKLYPQNNNLNTSLLTRFQYFLAALGPGILMAAAAIGASHLVSSTRAGAEFGWQLAWVILAVNLLKYPFFAAGARYTAATGESLLHGYLKQGRGYLLLFSGLNTFAAIASTAGVTMLTAAMLTLFIPLSIDLLALIVLLSSIALLIFGHYTLLDKLTKVIMLSLTISTLVAVALAFNIPPVMKPDFISQSPWQWANIGFLIAMMGWMPAPIEVSTWNSLWLLEKQKKQPISKQQAILDFNFGYLLTALLAIVFLALGSLVMHGSGEHFSASGAKFASQLITLYSQVLGNETRYLISTVALLCIFSTTVTVIDGYSRTLNMGWQLLTKQQDSDKRLTGIMLTICTLGLAIIVFFKGALLPLLELVMILAFMTTVIFAWLNYKLMTSEALPEKDRYGNKMKALSLLGMIYLLGFAGLFIYWIVSK; encoded by the coding sequence ATGGAAAAGTTGTACCCACAAAATAATAATCTTAACACCTCCTTATTAACACGATTTCAATATTTTCTAGCGGCATTAGGGCCTGGGATTTTAATGGCTGCCGCAGCGATTGGCGCTTCTCACTTAGTCTCTTCGACGCGGGCTGGTGCCGAATTTGGTTGGCAGCTCGCTTGGGTCATTCTTGCCGTTAATCTACTCAAGTACCCTTTTTTTGCTGCAGGTGCTCGTTATACCGCTGCTACTGGTGAGAGCCTACTCCACGGTTACCTAAAACAAGGGCGAGGCTACCTACTGCTCTTTAGTGGATTAAATACCTTTGCCGCTATCGCCAGCACCGCAGGTGTGACCATGCTAACCGCTGCTATGTTGACGCTATTTATACCGCTATCAATCGATCTACTCGCCTTAATTGTGCTGCTTTCTAGTATTGCTCTGTTAATTTTTGGCCACTATACCTTGCTCGATAAATTGACTAAGGTCATCATGCTCAGCCTTACTATCAGCACATTAGTTGCTGTCGCGTTAGCGTTTAATATCCCGCCGGTCATGAAGCCAGACTTTATCTCACAGTCTCCTTGGCAGTGGGCCAATATAGGTTTCTTAATTGCCATGATGGGTTGGATGCCAGCACCAATAGAAGTCAGCACTTGGAACTCATTATGGTTACTAGAAAAACAAAAAAAGCAGCCAATATCTAAACAGCAGGCCATTTTGGACTTTAACTTTGGCTACTTGCTCACTGCGCTGTTAGCTATTGTCTTCTTAGCCTTAGGGTCGCTGGTTATGCATGGCAGTGGTGAACACTTCTCTGCATCAGGGGCTAAGTTCGCCAGTCAACTTATCACCTTGTATAGTCAGGTTCTCGGCAATGAAACTCGCTATCTTATTAGCACTGTCGCCCTACTCTGCATCTTTAGCACCACTGTCACTGTGATCGATGGTTATAGCCGCACCTTAAATATGGGCTGGCAACTTTTGACTAAACAACAGGACTCAGATAAACGCCTAACTGGCATCATGCTTACAATCTGTACACTGGGGCTAGCCATCATTGTTTTCTTTAAAGGCGCCCTGCTGCCTTTACTTGAATTGGTGATGATCCTCGCTTTCATGACTACGGTTATTTTTGCCTGGCTCAACTACAAGCTGATGACCAGTGAAGCCTTGCCAGAAAAAGATAGATACGGTAATAAGATGAAAGCGTTATCTTTGTTGGGAATGATTTACCTACTCGGGTTTGCAGGCCTGTTTATCTACTGGATAGTATCTAAGTAA
- a CDS encoding glutathione S-transferase family protein yields MIKLYGVPRSRSLRVSWMLEELGLDWQYHFINFAKGDSRSEAFLAINPCGKVPALVENDLVITESAAIVLYLAEKYGDGNLLPQRGSNASALHHQWVSFITCELEQPLWTIGKHKFALPEELRQQSMFAVAKWEFDKAAAIAENWLPDSEFLLGDKLSAADILLGHTLLWATRFEQDIPPKLAAYRDRVTSRPAMTKALEKEMAGAE; encoded by the coding sequence ATGATTAAGTTATATGGCGTGCCTCGTAGCCGTTCACTGCGCGTATCTTGGATGCTTGAAGAGTTAGGGCTCGATTGGCAATACCATTTTATCAACTTTGCTAAGGGCGATAGTCGCAGCGAAGCTTTTCTGGCCATTAATCCCTGCGGTAAGGTACCCGCCTTGGTTGAAAATGATTTAGTGATTACTGAGTCGGCAGCAATTGTGCTGTATCTTGCCGAAAAGTATGGTGATGGAAATTTGCTGCCTCAGAGGGGAAGCAATGCAAGTGCGCTGCATCATCAATGGGTGAGTTTTATTACCTGTGAATTGGAGCAGCCACTGTGGACCATAGGTAAACATAAGTTTGCCCTGCCCGAGGAGTTACGTCAGCAGAGTATGTTTGCCGTGGCTAAATGGGAGTTTGATAAGGCGGCTGCGATTGCTGAAAACTGGTTGCCTGATAGTGAGTTTTTGCTTGGTGATAAGCTGTCAGCAGCAGACATATTATTAGGGCATACTCTATTATGGGCAACACGGTTCGAGCAAGACATTCCGCCTAAGTTAGCGGCTTATCGTGACCGTGTAACATCCAGACCAGCAATGACCAAAGCGCTAGAAAAGGAGATGGCGGGTGCCGAGTAG
- a CDS encoding pseudouridine synthase, whose product MRLDKFICESTSHSRVSAKKALHRGGVTCNGEIVKTSGFKVTDGLTICLDGEPLSIIGPRFIMLNKPVDTICSTVDEIHPSVIGLIDVIRAEDLHIAGRLDVDTTGLVLITTDGQWSHKITSPKKECGKRYLLETAEALNPLLIEEFATGLQLNNEDGLTKPAILEILGSHQARLTITEGKYHQVKRMLASVGNSVTKLHRESVGEIELDPALAPGEWRYLTDAEMKSVK is encoded by the coding sequence GTGCGTTTAGATAAATTTATTTGTGAATCAACTTCACACTCTCGTGTTTCTGCAAAGAAAGCCCTGCACCGTGGTGGTGTTACCTGCAATGGAGAGATAGTTAAAACCTCTGGTTTTAAAGTGACGGATGGGCTAACCATTTGTCTAGATGGGGAACCACTGTCGATTATTGGTCCGCGTTTTATTATGCTCAATAAGCCAGTGGACACAATCTGTTCGACGGTTGACGAAATTCACCCATCAGTGATTGGTTTGATTGATGTTATCCGTGCTGAAGATCTGCATATTGCAGGCAGGCTTGATGTGGACACTACCGGTTTAGTGTTAATTACAACTGATGGTCAGTGGTCACATAAGATCACTTCGCCGAAGAAAGAGTGCGGTAAGCGTTATCTGCTTGAGACGGCTGAAGCTTTGAACCCTTTGTTAATCGAAGAGTTTGCTACGGGTCTACAGTTGAACAATGAAGACGGGTTGACTAAACCTGCAATATTGGAGATTTTAGGCTCCCATCAAGCGCGCCTAACTATCACCGAAGGCAAGTATCATCAGGTGAAGCGTATGCTGGCTTCGGTTGGGAATAGTGTAACTAAATTGCACCGTGAAAGTGTTGGTGAAATAGAGTTGGATCCAGCACTCGCTCCCGGTGAGTGGCGTTATTTGACGGATGCTGAAATGAAATCAGTTAAATAA
- a CDS encoding DUF4447 family protein produces MSKSSGLNAIEIKYLRLSLGLTPAQVGELSKATEEDVIAWEAGEKPVSGLAEKKLIEIDETIEMQVLNTCDGIEELFKQEPKRKLSFVVYPTQALYAQYNPEFLGALPLTELYNTSAWRIKKECQLILEVDVTLVALEIESYKAYREKEGLKESRENRAKWAAAQL; encoded by the coding sequence ATGTCAAAGAGTTCAGGCTTAAATGCCATTGAAATAAAGTACCTGCGTTTATCTTTAGGCCTCACTCCTGCGCAAGTTGGTGAGCTGAGTAAAGCAACTGAAGAGGATGTTATCGCATGGGAAGCGGGCGAGAAACCTGTATCTGGTTTAGCAGAAAAGAAGCTAATCGAAATCGATGAGACCATCGAGATGCAGGTACTTAATACGTGTGATGGTATCGAGGAACTATTCAAGCAGGAACCAAAGCGTAAGCTTAGCTTCGTGGTTTACCCAACTCAAGCGCTTTACGCACAATATAACCCTGAATTTTTAGGTGCTCTACCACTTACAGAGCTCTATAACACCTCAGCTTGGCGCATTAAGAAAGAGTGTCAACTTATCTTAGAGGTTGATGTCACTTTAGTGGCATTAGAAATTGAAAGTTATAAAGCCTACCGTGAAAAAGAGGGCTTGAAAGAGAGTCGTGAAAACCGAGCAAAATGGGCGGCAGCACAGCTTTAG
- a CDS encoding RelA/SpoT domain-containing protein: MNKLFRTFFIFLLLLSTRTGFAATHEFQNQVKEKSDNYAARQSLPKNLTGLNSISSLQHHTPRQTSSDLETLYSQAQPAQNELNILIEQIIKNTVLTASLPQIKTFERAHNKVTTKFNGDASQITDLARASIVAHNIHDLMQAYQTLSEQTEVIQVKNRFASPKESGYRDLNALIKLPQTGMIVEVQLHLNEIAKIKSGSEHQNYQEVQGIEALASSENRNLLDAETARIVQLRQSSHKQYHKAWLNYKRIDNAGVLQAAA, translated from the coding sequence ATGAACAAACTATTTAGAACATTTTTTATCTTTCTTCTGCTCCTTTCTACCCGTACCGGTTTTGCTGCAACTCATGAATTTCAAAACCAAGTCAAAGAGAAAAGTGATAACTATGCAGCTAGGCAATCACTGCCCAAAAATCTCACTGGTCTAAACTCCATCTCAAGTCTTCAGCATCATACTCCCAGACAGACAAGTAGTGATCTGGAGACCCTATACTCTCAAGCTCAACCCGCTCAGAATGAACTCAATATCCTCATAGAACAGATAATAAAGAATACTGTCCTCACTGCTTCACTGCCTCAGATAAAGACTTTTGAGCGAGCCCATAATAAGGTCACCACAAAGTTTAATGGTGACGCTAGCCAGATAACAGACCTAGCCAGAGCCAGTATTGTCGCCCATAACATTCACGATCTCATGCAGGCATACCAGACTCTCAGTGAACAGACAGAGGTTATCCAAGTCAAAAACCGCTTCGCTTCACCAAAAGAGTCTGGCTACCGAGATCTTAATGCGTTGATTAAGCTGCCCCAAACAGGAATGATTGTCGAAGTTCAACTCCACCTCAATGAAATAGCTAAAATCAAAAGTGGCTCAGAGCATCAAAATTATCAAGAGGTACAAGGGATCGAAGCGCTTGCGAGCAGTGAAAACAGAAACTTACTTGATGCAGAAACCGCAAGGATTGTTCAGTTACGTCAGAGTTCTCACAAGCAATATCATAAGGCTTGGTTGAACTATAAGCGCATTGATAATGCAGGTGTGCTCCAAGCTGCGGCCTAA
- a CDS encoding SMI1/KNR4 family protein, whose amino-acid sequence MHDIIEQLQEMSETVPIPLELPTFDQLVMAEEEILMPLPGELKQYLLYASDVIYGSLEPVTVSDPNSHTFLPEVTAYAWSIGMSREYVPICQQGNSNNFYCIDQEGQVLLWNENGTESEYWESLWEWVEQVWMKS is encoded by the coding sequence ATGCACGACATCATAGAGCAACTACAGGAAATGAGTGAAACCGTTCCTATTCCTTTAGAACTTCCAACATTCGATCAGCTCGTCATGGCCGAAGAGGAAATTTTAATGCCTCTACCCGGAGAGTTAAAACAGTATCTGCTCTACGCCAGTGATGTTATCTATGGTTCGCTAGAACCTGTTACTGTCAGCGATCCAAACTCCCATACTTTTCTTCCTGAAGTCACTGCATACGCTTGGTCTATTGGCATGTCCCGTGAGTACGTTCCAATTTGTCAGCAGGGCAATAGCAACAACTTCTACTGTATTGATCAAGAAGGACAGGTGCTGTTATGGAACGAGAATGGAACCGAAAGTGAGTACTGGGAATCGTTGTGGGAATGGGTCGAACAAGTCTGGATGAAGAGTTAA
- a CDS encoding M13 family metallopeptidase, translating to MKKALVGGLCASLIVGLTACYNEKVEVKTPDTSKTETAAAVSKALGSGIDFAHFDKSVRPQDDFYNYVNGTWLKNTEIPSDRTSTGAFYDLREKSRDDIKAIIEEVAATTDLIVGTDEQKVADLYRSFMDTDTLNKLGTAPIQAELDKIAALKTKEELVSYFAHSQIIGGGTPLAFYIDVDAKDSSRYATHLWQYGLSLPEKDYYFNEGERFVNIRKAYVEHIEKMFTLADFNDPKASAEQILALETAIASKHWDVVETRDSTKTYNKMTIKELTALAPDIDWTGYLTTLGVATQPDIIVNQPSFIEGFNEVLKANELAAWQTYMKWQLLTHFAGEMTAELDNENFEFFSKTLNGQQEQQPRWKRGVSTVNSVLGEVVGKVYVKRHFTPEAKARMQTLVENLRGAYGESIDGLTWMSADTKVAARDKLAKFDPKIGYPDRWEDYDKLTIKADELIGNNIRANELGHEKELAKLAGPIRKWEWHMTPQTVNAYYNPTMNEIVFPAAILQPPFFNMEADDAVNYGGIGAVIGHEMGHGFDDQGAKFDGEGNMRDWWTENDLSEFAARGKALVDQYNGYAVFDDLNVNGELTLGENIGDLSGVTIAYKAYKKSLNGKEAPVIDGLTGDERFFIGFTQIWRAKIKEESMRNRVATDPHSPAKFRSLGALSNMPQFYTTFDLKEDDAMYIAPENRVKIW from the coding sequence ATGAAAAAAGCACTCGTTGGGGGACTTTGTGCCTCACTCATTGTAGGACTTACTGCCTGCTATAATGAAAAAGTTGAAGTGAAAACTCCCGATACCAGCAAAACAGAAACGGCGGCAGCAGTATCTAAAGCCCTAGGCTCAGGCATAGATTTCGCTCATTTCGACAAGTCTGTTCGTCCTCAAGATGACTTCTATAACTATGTAAACGGCACCTGGCTTAAGAACACCGAGATCCCAAGTGACAGAACTAGCACAGGTGCCTTTTACGATCTACGTGAAAAATCTCGTGACGATATAAAAGCCATTATCGAAGAAGTCGCTGCTACGACTGATTTAATTGTCGGCACTGACGAACAAAAAGTTGCAGATCTTTACCGTTCATTTATGGATACTGACACACTAAACAAACTAGGGACTGCACCAATCCAAGCTGAGTTAGATAAGATTGCCGCTCTAAAAACGAAAGAAGAGCTGGTGAGCTACTTTGCCCACAGCCAAATTATCGGTGGTGGAACACCACTGGCTTTCTATATCGATGTTGATGCCAAAGATTCAAGCCGTTACGCTACCCACCTGTGGCAATATGGTTTAAGCCTGCCGGAAAAAGATTACTACTTTAATGAAGGCGAACGCTTCGTCAATATTCGTAAAGCCTATGTCGAGCATATCGAAAAAATGTTCACTTTAGCAGACTTTAATGATCCAAAAGCCAGTGCCGAGCAGATTCTGGCTCTGGAAACAGCCATCGCCAGCAAACACTGGGACGTGGTTGAAACTCGTGATAGCACTAAAACCTATAACAAAATGACAATTAAAGAGCTTACCGCTCTAGCACCTGATATCGACTGGACAGGCTATTTAACCACTCTAGGCGTTGCAACACAGCCAGATATCATCGTCAATCAACCCAGCTTTATTGAGGGCTTCAATGAAGTCTTAAAAGCGAATGAACTTGCAGCTTGGCAGACCTACATGAAGTGGCAGTTACTGACTCATTTCGCTGGCGAAATGACGGCCGAACTTGATAATGAAAACTTCGAGTTTTTCTCTAAAACCCTCAATGGACAGCAAGAGCAGCAACCTCGCTGGAAACGTGGTGTAAGCACGGTCAATAGTGTGTTAGGTGAAGTCGTAGGCAAGGTCTACGTTAAACGTCACTTTACTCCTGAAGCTAAGGCACGTATGCAGACCTTAGTTGAAAATTTACGTGGCGCTTACGGCGAAAGTATAGACGGCCTGACTTGGATGAGTGCAGACACTAAAGTGGCTGCCAGAGATAAATTGGCTAAGTTTGATCCCAAAATAGGTTATCCGGACAGGTGGGAAGATTACGATAAACTCACCATCAAGGCCGATGAGCTGATTGGTAACAATATTCGTGCTAACGAACTTGGACACGAAAAAGAGCTGGCAAAACTTGCAGGTCCTATTCGTAAGTGGGAGTGGCATATGACACCACAAACCGTTAATGCTTACTACAACCCAACCATGAATGAAATTGTTTTCCCAGCGGCTATTTTGCAACCTCCTTTCTTCAACATGGAAGCGGATGATGCGGTCAATTATGGTGGTATTGGTGCGGTGATCGGACACGAAATGGGCCATGGTTTTGACGACCAAGGTGCTAAATTTGACGGCGAAGGCAACATGCGTGATTGGTGGACTGAAAACGATCTATCAGAATTTGCAGCTCGTGGTAAAGCACTTGTAGATCAGTATAATGGCTATGCTGTATTTGATGACTTAAATGTAAATGGTGAGCTAACACTGGGCGAAAACATTGGTGATCTCTCCGGGGTGACTATCGCTTACAAGGCTTATAAAAAGTCACTCAACGGCAAAGAGGCACCCGTTATCGATGGTTTAACTGGTGATGAGCGTTTCTTCATCGGTTTCACTCAGATCTGGCGCGCCAAGATCAAAGAGGAATCAATGCGTAATCGCGTAGCAACAGATCCACATTCACCAGCGAAGTTCCGCTCACTAGGCGCCCTGTCGAACATGCCTCAGTTCTATACCACCTTCGACCTAAAAGAAGATGATGCAATGTACATAGCTCCTGAAAATCGCGTAAAGATCTGGTAA
- a CDS encoding TonB-dependent receptor plug domain-containing protein, which produces MKLLQALPSLCAAAVTAVYAPNIIAAEESVERIQVTGSHIKRTDMEGPSPVTSISEEDISNSGATDLIGLFSKLPISGQGTFSTQANSSDDTANGGSSVSLRGLGADSTLILVNGRRVSVSPFAKGIDTAFVDINNIPVSAIKRVDILKDGASATYGSDAIAGVINIILKDDIDGAEIIARVGDTSAGGGKEETVSLVWGSHTEKSSHTFILDYFNREELLYGDRDYSRSSNQSALRPNDPFAEDMRSSSGFPGTVALASDPTNRLPDTFGNDVCAPEDIDLANNLCRYDYAPMMTMVPENKRFSVNYMGKYEINDNVSGFLEFNGQTSTTTIKGAGSPSFNELFMSANNPNHPFADMPTHEFYNEDLTMRRRMVDIGNRLKEVESDYYRTIVGLNGQFGDWDWETAFSYINSKSIERGIDGFPNSRRAQEAIDNGSWNPFEPSTNTQAALDFIETTTNRFGESTNRSIDAKISGPIMELPAGELMVAMGAEYREQSISDNPDDQFLRGEVFGTEATQANGERDSTAFYVELSVPLLDSLELQIAARHENYSDFGTTTDPKVALLWSATEDLSFRGSWGTAFRAPSLAQLGLGRTDESPGLVDTIRCAAVGNINKACETQEYTAVFEGNPDLGPEESTSYNLGMIYNVTEEFNFTLDYYSYDINSIIDSDTQFVFSNYGDDPSVVERLPSTIPNDPGEVVTIYDSFQNIGDLVTTGLDLDAKYLLETDAGEFKFSYMLNYVFKYDDKRPASLDKPGEKRTNIRVGEFEQPKVRWTAGVDWTISDFRSYVGVNYIGEFDQKEVVQKEGMDNIDAMMTVDASVNYYGLPDTVLTLGATNLFDEEPPFSYHDFMGFVTSVHSGQGRFVYLQASYSF; this is translated from the coding sequence ATGAAATTACTACAAGCTTTACCTAGCCTGTGCGCTGCGGCTGTAACAGCTGTTTACGCACCTAACATAATAGCGGCAGAAGAGTCTGTTGAACGTATTCAAGTTACTGGTTCCCATATTAAACGTACCGATATGGAAGGACCTTCACCGGTAACATCGATATCAGAAGAGGACATTAGTAACTCTGGGGCCACTGATTTGATAGGTTTATTTTCGAAACTTCCTATTTCAGGACAAGGTACTTTCTCTACACAAGCTAACAGCAGTGATGATACGGCTAATGGTGGCTCAAGTGTTTCACTACGTGGACTCGGTGCTGACTCCACATTAATCTTGGTGAATGGGCGCCGCGTATCGGTGAGTCCATTTGCTAAGGGCATTGATACCGCTTTTGTTGATATTAACAACATTCCTGTATCAGCTATTAAACGTGTTGATATTCTTAAAGATGGGGCGTCAGCGACCTATGGTTCAGATGCTATCGCTGGTGTAATTAATATTATTCTTAAAGATGATATTGATGGCGCTGAGATCATTGCCAGAGTCGGTGATACTTCTGCTGGTGGAGGGAAGGAGGAGACTGTTAGTTTAGTGTGGGGAAGCCATACTGAGAAAAGTAGCCATACCTTTATTTTAGATTATTTTAATCGCGAAGAGTTACTCTATGGCGATCGTGATTACTCAAGATCATCTAATCAATCGGCGTTAAGGCCTAATGATCCCTTTGCTGAAGATATGAGAAGTTCTTCAGGTTTTCCTGGTACAGTTGCATTAGCTTCAGATCCAACCAATCGCCTGCCGGATACCTTTGGCAATGATGTCTGTGCTCCAGAGGATATCGATTTAGCCAATAACCTGTGTCGCTATGATTATGCGCCTATGATGACCATGGTGCCTGAGAATAAGCGCTTTAGTGTCAATTATATGGGTAAGTACGAAATTAATGATAATGTTAGCGGCTTCCTTGAGTTTAATGGCCAAACCTCAACAACAACGATTAAAGGTGCCGGTAGCCCAAGCTTTAATGAGTTGTTTATGTCAGCCAACAATCCAAATCACCCTTTCGCCGATATGCCAACCCATGAGTTTTATAATGAAGACCTGACTATGCGTCGACGTATGGTGGATATTGGTAATCGTCTAAAAGAAGTTGAATCAGATTACTATCGAACTATCGTAGGGCTCAATGGTCAGTTTGGCGATTGGGATTGGGAAACGGCATTTAGCTATATAAACAGTAAGTCTATTGAGCGCGGCATTGATGGTTTCCCTAACTCTCGCCGTGCCCAAGAAGCGATAGACAATGGCAGTTGGAACCCGTTTGAGCCTTCAACAAATACCCAAGCAGCGTTAGATTTTATCGAAACCACCACCAATCGTTTTGGTGAGTCGACTAACCGCTCAATAGATGCAAAAATCTCCGGCCCTATCATGGAGTTGCCAGCTGGTGAGCTGATGGTGGCTATGGGAGCAGAGTATCGAGAACAATCAATCAGTGATAATCCCGATGATCAATTTTTGCGCGGTGAAGTATTTGGCACTGAGGCGACTCAGGCCAATGGTGAGCGAGATAGCACCGCTTTCTATGTCGAATTAAGTGTGCCACTTCTTGACTCATTAGAGCTGCAGATAGCCGCTCGTCATGAGAATTACAGTGATTTTGGTACAACAACCGATCCTAAAGTGGCACTCTTATGGTCAGCCACAGAAGATCTCTCCTTTAGAGGCTCTTGGGGCACTGCATTTAGAGCGCCATCATTGGCTCAACTGGGTTTAGGTCGTACCGATGAGTCACCAGGGCTTGTGGATACAATACGTTGTGCAGCGGTGGGGAACATTAATAAGGCTTGTGAGACGCAAGAGTACACTGCTGTGTTTGAGGGTAATCCGGATTTAGGGCCGGAAGAGTCCACAAGCTATAACTTAGGTATGATCTACAATGTAACCGAGGAATTTAACTTTACTCTTGATTACTATAGCTATGATATTAACAGTATAATTGATTCAGACACCCAATTTGTATTCAGTAACTATGGTGATGACCCTAGCGTCGTCGAGCGTCTACCTTCGACCATTCCAAATGATCCCGGTGAAGTCGTCACCATCTATGACTCATTTCAGAATATCGGCGATCTCGTCACCACAGGTTTAGATTTGGATGCAAAATATCTGCTAGAGACCGATGCTGGTGAGTTTAAATTCAGTTATATGTTGAACTATGTTTTCAAGTACGACGATAAACGCCCAGCTAGTCTTGATAAGCCTGGAGAGAAAAGGACCAATATTCGAGTGGGAGAATTTGAGCAACCTAAAGTACGTTGGACTGCTGGCGTTGATTGGACCATCAGTGATTTTAGGTCCTATGTGGGTGTGAATTATATTGGCGAATTTGATCAAAAAGAGGTCGTTCAAAAAGAGGGCATGGACAACATTGATGCCATGATGACGGTTGATGCTTCGGTTAACTATTATGGATTACCCGATACAGTATTAACACTGGGTGCGACTAACCTGTTCGATGAAGAGCCACCGTTCTCTTATCACGACTTTATGGGCTTTGTGACTTCAGTGCACAGTGGACAGGGACGTTTCGTATACTTGCAAGCGAGTTATAGCTTCTAA
- a CDS encoding sugar O-acetyltransferase, whose product MAEFEKMISGQEYHCLDAKLSQFRQQQQVRNRQMNLNGKIDSQLLPNIANTACIILPCYISYGVNISLGEQVFINANATLQDNAPIYIGQQTMIGPNAQLYTASHPLDATQRCSGFEVAKAIYIGQRVWIGGGAIILPGVRIGDEAVIGAGAVVTKDVSEKHVVAGNPAKVIKVL is encoded by the coding sequence ATCGCTGAATTTGAAAAGATGATTTCGGGTCAAGAATATCATTGCCTCGACGCAAAGCTCAGCCAATTTAGGCAACAACAGCAAGTTCGTAATCGACAAATGAATCTCAATGGCAAAATCGATTCACAACTCCTGCCCAATATTGCCAACACTGCCTGTATTATTCTGCCCTGCTATATCAGTTACGGCGTCAATATCTCACTTGGAGAGCAAGTATTTATTAATGCCAATGCCACCTTACAAGATAATGCCCCTATTTATATCGGTCAACAAACCATGATTGGTCCCAATGCACAGCTTTATACTGCGAGTCACCCACTCGACGCCACACAGCGCTGCAGCGGATTTGAAGTCGCAAAAGCGATATACATTGGCCAAAGAGTATGGATTGGAGGTGGTGCGATTATTTTACCTGGCGTACGAATTGGCGATGAAGCGGTTATCGGTGCTGGCGCAGTGGTCACCAAAGACGTTAGCGAAAAACATGTCGTAGCTGGTAACCCAGCCAAAGTAATAAAAGTCTTATGA
- a CDS encoding DUF4097 family beta strand repeat-containing protein, with amino-acid sequence MKMKSLTHCLLLPLILASQLVLAAESIDKQLKVDDNLKLYIKVLRGDVTIRSWDKQEVSIRGKLDELSEGFVVDHQGNKLTLEDKMPRQFNGKNKEGSSLIFMVPKSLNLTVKGLSADYQVSKIQGDIFVNSISGNINLDDLKKQVHTKTVSGNINASALNGKIKLATVSGKIKDNNSKGEISYKLVSGELNANSSAQDVSIELVSGDADIKLTDLQSLQVRTVSGDIELSLDSLTSKASLNSVSGDIDLTLTQDINASFKINGGPGGKIINQLTSDKPSKEKYSPTSYLKFKMGDAQADIDISTISGTIKLSN; translated from the coding sequence ATGAAGATGAAAAGCCTAACACACTGCCTGCTACTGCCGCTTATCTTGGCGAGTCAACTTGTACTTGCTGCTGAGTCTATCGATAAACAGCTCAAGGTAGATGATAACCTTAAACTCTATATCAAGGTATTAAGAGGTGATGTCACAATCCGAAGTTGGGATAAACAAGAAGTCAGTATTCGTGGCAAATTAGATGAGCTCAGTGAAGGTTTTGTCGTCGACCATCAAGGTAACAAGTTAACCCTAGAAGATAAAATGCCCCGCCAGTTTAACGGTAAAAACAAAGAGGGTTCATCATTAATTTTTATGGTTCCAAAATCACTCAACTTAACCGTAAAAGGCTTATCGGCTGACTATCAAGTGAGCAAAATTCAAGGTGATATCTTTGTCAATTCCATCAGTGGCAATATTAACCTTGATGATTTAAAAAAGCAGGTGCACACCAAAACGGTCTCGGGCAACATTAACGCCTCAGCACTCAATGGCAAAATCAAATTAGCAACGGTGTCAGGAAAAATAAAAGACAATAACAGTAAAGGAGAGATAAGCTACAAGCTTGTCAGCGGTGAATTAAATGCTAACTCATCCGCACAGGATGTATCTATTGAACTTGTATCCGGTGATGCCGATATCAAGCTAACAGATCTACAATCGCTTCAGGTTAGAACCGTCAGCGGTGATATCGAACTATCTTTAGATTCTCTTACTTCTAAAGCAAGCTTAAACAGTGTCAGCGGTGATATCGACTTAACGTTAACTCAGGATATAAATGCCAGTTTCAAGATCAATGGTGGTCCTGGCGGTAAAATTATTAATCAGTTAACTTCGGATAAGCCCAGTAAAGAGAAATACTCTCCCACCTCATATCTTAAATTTAAGATGGGTGATGCCCAAGCTGATATCGATATATCAACCATCAGCGGCACAATTAAGTTGTCTAACTAA